The sequence GAGGGTCCGAAAATCATTCGAATTGCTTTTTAGCAATTTAGCTCGTTTCCGTTTGGCATAAAAGTTAttcttcttttgttttctttgaaaacgTCATTAATGCTGGTGCAAAGTGTATTTGCGGTATAGCTGTCAACTCCATTACTTgatgctcaaaaattcgaaaattcatgCATTTACTctttggatatttttcaaagttcaagtGATTTGTCATAACCCAATCTCGgaagttttttgcaaagtttatTGAGAGCGAATTTGTGAATGAAAGATTTTGATAGTAATTGTTGATGTGTCGTATAGTTGAAACACAGAAAAGTTAACccataatttaaataaaacaaataaacatgGTAATCTTCGgcaaacaaataaatattaaaacaatAGACAAAGTGgcaagagaaaaaagaaaaactgagaaGGAATGaacgatttttcagaaggcATTCAGAAGTCGGGAACTTTGGTGAGCGTATCgacgtctgaaaataaattattatttacgGTAAATTTGGGCAAATGGGTAGTGAAGGATGTTGAAGTATCCAGCCAGGGGGCGCAACAATTTACGGCAAAGGGGAATTTCACCAAGTCCCGAAACTGGctgtttttacaattttttacgatttcggcaaatgaatattttttgggtttgGCTTAAATTGCCTATGAAATTGTCTATCACCGTGCTTTCTTGGTATACCGTGACAGGAATTTATAATaagtttttactgttttatCAATAATAATCAACCTCTtaagctttcaatttttctcaataagtGATATAAGCACTGCCCGCACCTCCAAGAAATTGTATTGTATTTGTGTTATTAACCTATTTAAAACCAATTGGAgtgttatcaattttttaataaacgtATTTCTAAATTCACTTACAGTCTGCTGAAATGACATTGTCGAGAACCAATCCAACAAAGCTTTTCTTCTCCGACACGGCTGTGCTCTTTTCTGGCTCGAAATacctgaaaatagttttttatgtAGAAACAAATGCTTTTCTGTAATTGAAAACAATAGGAGAAATGAAGCGGAGAACTAACCATCCCATATGACGACTGCAAGATTTGCAAAGACAAATCGTCCATTTGTAGCCAGGATACCACGTTGCGTGAGATTGGGGCtgtaaataatttcaattgttaGAAGTGAGAGATATTCAATTTCAACGGAATGTAGGAAAAACCATCAACACCTCACTTGTaacaattattaaatttgTAGCATAAACTGATTTGGATTTTCAGCCACATTATTTTGCATTATCtcctaaatttgaaaacatatgtTTTATATGAAATACGTTTGATAATGTGTCAGtcattaaaaatgtatgaaactacatttcaaaaaaaaactgatggAATGGAAAGTgggtcaaaaattaaaaaagaaatctcagttttttttttgcactttttcacaaattatttttaacttaacTCTTCAATCCGATTAGCAAATACCTGGTTTCATTTATATCTCTTTAGCTATCACATCTCTCAGACAGCGGGCATAAAGAGCAAGGACGATCCCTTGCTAACCCGATTGCCTCTTTTGATAGCTATGATATCATTTGAGAACCTTGATGTGCTATTATTCAGAAGAAAATGGTTTTTCGTATTTTGCATAATACTAAAAGCTGTTTAAAGTAGAActatcaaaaagaaaatgagaatattaatttttcattgacgTCAAACTGAATCCGACTTTGTTCAGCGATAAAGAGAGATAAACCCGATGTTTCGAGACTTTTTTATGGAAGAGCAACTAcgataattttaacaaaataaaaacttacggTTCCGTGAAAATGCAGATGAGCAGTTTTGGCGCCAAAcacgtgaaatttttgatctgaattttgaaaatgtacatttttgataacacaaaaaattactttcagGATTTGTGAGCACATTCACTTTGGTCGTTTTTCCTGCTAATGGGAAATCATATTCATACTGCAGCTGTGACTGGTCAACCCCAGTTATATTTATTAATTCCGATTGCCTTGTTATCGATGCTCCACATTGTCTGCACAATAATTCTCCAACGTGACGTGTACTTActggaaatataaaaaattatataaggAATTTTAATGGCATTTTTAACTTACTACTGGAAATATATACAAATATCAAAAGAATCCACATAGCAAAGAATCGATAAATACTCGATGCCTCGGAGGTAAAGTGATGGGCCACTTCCACGTACAAACGATACTCCGTTTTTACACATTGCGCCGGGTTTGTCGTAATTTGTACGAcgtatcaaaaaatgttctgaagtATATTTCTAGGtgaattttga comes from Caenorhabditis elegans chromosome X and encodes:
- the R08B4.3 gene encoding CULT domain-containing protein (Confirmed by transcript evidence), which encodes MWILLIFVYISSISTRHVGELLCRQCGASITRQSELINITGVDQSQLQYEYDFPLAGKTTKVNVLTNPENQKFHVFGAKTAHLHFHGTPQSHATWYPGYKWTICLCKSCSRHMGWYFEPEKSTAVSEKKSFVGLVLDNVISADYVDTLTKVPDF